In Methanosarcina barkeri MS, a single window of DNA contains:
- a CDS encoding YggS family pyridoxal phosphate-dependent enzyme, whose translation MIEDNVTELLKVIPSDITLVAAVKYASKIQIDEAIKAGVTDIGFNHYQQMKDLAPYLSPEIKTHFIGTLQLNKAKKVVNLNPYLIESVDSYKLAEKINNAAKNKKRIQKILIQVKTDDKKHTGLEPGDFLKLLDQISTLEYLSFEGLMTIPPKNEDPEDSRKYFKELKDLKDKAEKHLKKHLQYLSMGMTDDYQIAIEEGASIVRIGRKIFDVL comes from the coding sequence ATGATCGAAGACAATGTAACCGAACTTTTAAAAGTTATACCATCTGATATAACACTTGTCGCCGCAGTAAAATACGCGTCAAAAATACAAATAGACGAAGCCATAAAAGCAGGTGTTACAGACATCGGCTTTAATCATTATCAACAGATGAAAGATTTAGCCCCATATCTTTCACCTGAGATAAAAACCCACTTTATCGGCACACTTCAGTTAAACAAGGCAAAAAAAGTAGTAAACCTAAATCCCTACTTGATAGAAAGTGTTGATTCATACAAACTTGCCGAAAAAATAAACAATGCAGCAAAAAATAAAAAAAGAATCCAGAAAATCCTCATACAAGTGAAGACAGACGATAAAAAACACACTGGATTAGAGCCCGGTGACTTCTTAAAGCTTCTAGACCAAATATCAACCCTCGAATACTTAAGTTTTGAAGGCTTGATGACAATCCCGCCAAAAAATGAAGACCCCGAAGATTCAAGAAAATACTTCAAAGAATTAAAAGACTTAAAAGACAAAGCAGAGAAGCATTTAAAAAAACATCTCCAGTATCTATCAATGGGAATGACAGACGATTATCAAATAGCAATAGAAGAGGGTGCAAGCATCGTCCGCATCGGTAGAAAAATTTTCGATGTATTATGA